In Mustela nigripes isolate SB6536 chromosome 9, MUSNIG.SB6536, whole genome shotgun sequence, the sequence GGGAGGCAGACTCCGCTGGAGGGGAGAGACATTCGCCGGGCTTGGGGCTGGTGGGTTGGGGTACCCGTGGAACTCTCCAGAAGGCTGCTGGGTGTCTTGCTTGCTGCCAGGTGTCTCCGGGAAAGGAGcgaggagcaggggaggaggcagacCCGGGGCTGGGCGCCCTCCCGGCCCGCCCTCCGCCCACAGGCCTGCACTTGGATCCCACGTGCGAGGGCAGCGGGTCGAGCGTCAGGCCTTGCGGTGGCCATGGCTTCCCCGGAACCAGCTTCCTTCTGGGTTCCCTTCATTCTCTAGGCCACTTGCCGGAGGGGCCATCCCTACGCTGGTCTCTGGGGGTCCCCAGCGCCTGGGTCCGAGGCTTTCGTCATGGCTGTCCCGGGTAGGGCGGCGCCAGCAGGGGAGCCCCCGGGAGCCCCAGGTCCTCAGGCGGTCCCTTCTGCTCTACCCAGCGGCAGCAAGTCCCCCAGCTCGCCAGGACCAGTGTCGGCCTGGAGCCGAGAGAGAGGAGCGGCGACCTGGGTGGGGGGTATCTGGGTGTCtgaggcatgggggaggggcagggacgCAGTGACGCGGGGCCCCAGGCATCTTGCCCGACCACGAGTCCCTCTGAGCCCCCGCTGGGCTCTCCTGGGGGCAGGAGCACACCCCAAGCAGCCGGGGTACCGCAGGACTGCCGGCCACTCGTGCCCTGCGCTAGCCCTCCACCGACCCCCGCCAACCTGGGGGGGATGAGCGGACTGCACGCCCCGGGAACCCCGCCTGGGACGCCCACATTCTGTCTGCGCCTCATAAAGCCGGGTCAAATTTCCCAGCACTCGGAGGGCCCCGCAAGGATTTGGGGACAGCGGCCCTTTCTCAGCTCCACACGCCCTCTTCTGTTGGGATTGTCAAGTGCTGGTCCTTCACCCGGTCCCCCGGGGGCGCGGGGTTAACGCTGGACAAAGTGTGGAAGCAGCGCTCCGAGCGAGGGAGGTGGGTCCGCACCGGGAGGAAGGTCACGCTGCTTCTGTCCCCAAGACAGGCCTGGTCTCCCACAGAAACGCCGTGCCTCTCCCGGCTTGAGAACTAGGGGATCAGGGGACAGGGCCATCGTGGCCGccagaaagggaagggagaaatccTGGAAAGAAAGGAGCCAGGGAGTCCGAGCCCCAAGTACCGCAGGCGGGAGGTTCGAATCTGGGGCTCACCCTGAAACACGAGCCCTGCGGACGTGGAGCCGCCCGTAGGGGCGACAGGGCTAACCCGCCGTGCAGGGACCTCAGGGTGAAGCTGGGATCCAGACGAGGTAAAtgcctgtttatttatttatttatttttaaagattttatttacctgacagagagatcacaagcaggcagagaggcaggcgggggggtggggggaagcaggctccccgccgagcagagagcccgatgcggggctcgatcccaggaccctgagatcatgacctgagccgaaggcagcggcttaacccactgacccacccaggtgccccggtaaaTGCCTGTTTAAAAGGGTAAAGTCCATACgctccttttctgaagattttatttatttcgttttttagagagagggaccAAACGCGCAGAGGAACCGGAGACGGTCAGAGAGACGCGGTACGCGGCACACGGGGACACGAGGTCAGGTAGGTGTCGGCGCTCATCAGGGACCCCCGGGGGCAGAAgccggtgggctgaggtccgtaAAGGCTGGAAAGAAAGCAGGAGCCCGTCCGGACTCGCACAGCCGCTACCCTCCCCGGAGAGAAGCCGAAGTGAAAAACACTGGGAAGGGGGCACGCGGCGGTGTGGGGGCTCCGGGCCGGGCCGCGTCCGGGTGGCGGTTGGGGCCCCATGAGTGGGAGGCAGGTAGGGGAACAGGAagctctgttttcccctctcGGCCCCTCTAGGTGCCTCTGTTTGGCCAGCGGGCCCCCACGGGGAGTTGGGGAGAAGGGGTGCGTGCGGCCGTAAGGTTTCTGCATTTCGGGAGAGCCCGCGTGCTGTGGCCCCAGACAGCTCCACCGAGATGCTGGGTGAGCCAAAGATGGATGGGAATGGGTGGTGGCACTGGGTGGGGGGATCCCTGTGGATCCCCTGGTCTCTCAGATGCCCTGAGACCTGGccgtgtgtttttttcttttttcaccacCAGCCTGAGGGACACCCCCACTTCCAAAATGTCCCTCAACCCCCAGAAAGCAGTCCCAGCCCTGCTGCCCCCGGGACAGAGCTCGGGGGTCTTAGCAAGGCTCTGGCGGTGCTGCGGGAGGCTCTTGTCGGACCCCAGCTCGGGGAAGGTCCTGTGGAGATGACGCCAGGTGCCTGGCTGAATCCGGGCAGAGTTGGCTCCGTCGGCCTGGCCAGTCTGAGGGCGCAGGCTCGGGACCCCGTGCTGGAGCCCGACACACCTGTCACTCTCTGTGAGTGGACGTCCCTCCAAGCCCGAGCCTTGGCGAGGAGCTGTGTTCGGCAGCATGCCCTTCGTCCTCACGCCGCCCGCTGGGACAGCCAGGCTACCAGAGGCACATGGGGTCTTACGAGGGACATCTAAACTAATGTTctccccaggtgccctgggacgAGGGCCTGGGACAAGGGACTGGGTCCCGGTGTCTGTCTGGTGCTGCCCACGATGcgggaggaagtggagaggctgAGACGGGGGTGGGGGCTTAGACACAACCGAGCCCCAGGCTGGTCCGGAGACGCTCTGTGAGCCACCACGGAAGTGCAGTGATGCTTGCCTGGAGGGAGAGTGCACTGGCATCCGTGTCCATTCAGTGCCCTCACTGACGGAAGGTCGAACACCTCATACTCCAACTGCCCTCCAGGCTCTGAGCTATCTCCCGTGGCCCCACAGGAGTCATGAAGGGGAAACATTGTCCTGAAACCCATGCACCGCCACAGGGGACCTCGGAGCCTGGACTGGGTGTCCGTGCACCTGCCACAGGGGACCTGGGAGCCTGGCGACTGGACCCGGACTGGGTGTCAGGAGTGTCCGCTCCAAGGAGGTCCTCGGGTGCTGCACAGCCCAATTACCCCAAGGCCCCCCAGGTTGTGTCAGCAGCCGGTCCACACAGGGAGCCCGGGAACGCCGGCTCACCCCACTCCACGTGCATTAGGTGGACATCACCAGCCCCTGGGACCCCATCCCCGGCGCGGCCCCTGCCTGGTCCTGTCCAACAGCCCTCCGCGTTCAGAGCCTCATAGCCGGGCACTCTTGCTCTCATGTCCAAGTGTCACTGTGTCTCACTGTGTCGTGTTGGGCCATCGGAGATCGAGTCTAAAAAACACCAGGAACCTGCAAAGGCGTCTGAACAGATCCCTGTGGTTCTTCTGCCCCGGGGGGCGTAACTCACCTTCCCAAACCTGCCCGGACGCGAGCGACCAGCTTCGAGCCGTACCAGGGAGGGCAGGAGCTCCAATGGATCAGCCCGAGAAGCAGGGGCCAGCTTCCCTGGCCTCGACATGGCCCAGACCCCAGCCATACCCTGATCTGAGCTgctggcccctcccacctccctgatGCCCCGTGCAGGCTGCTCGGATACAGGACCAATGCCAAGGGCCCAGGGGACTCTGCACACCCAGACCTGAGCCGAGGCTTCCCTTTGTTCTAAGCCTGACAAGCCTTACTTGGGTAGCTCCGTGGATCAGGCCCTTCCCCCGACCACAGAACCACCCAGAACCTGAGCTGCGTGGGCGTTAGTCCTGCAGAAAGCCTCCATGGGATCCCCCGGCAGAGCCACAGCCGCCCCCCTCTGCCCGCTGGACCGCGGCCCCGCCACCGAGAACCAGGACATCGGTGGGCCCTCGCCTCCTCCCGCCCTGGCTTGCCCACCCGAGGGACCCCACAGACAGACAGAGCCACCAGGGACTGCAGAAACCCTTTATGTGGACACAGGAGTGGGGCGGAGGGCCAGGGGGCGGGGAGCGGGTCTGGCAGGAGGGGTGGAGCGGGCCCGGGTCCCCGGGGCGTGGTTCCTTCCACGTCCTGCAGGACGGagggtcctggggctgctgtCCCGGGGCTGCCGGAGTGGATGGTTGTGCCTCCTGCCCTGGGAAGGAGGGGTGTCGTGAGGCCGGGGCGGGCTCGCGGGGGCTGCAGAGCCTGtctgagcagaggaaggagaagcttcCCGTGGGCTTCCCCGAGACTCCCAGCCGGGGTGTGAGTCCGTGACAAGGTGACTgccctcctgggggaggggcagaggaggagccGGGATGCAGTTCTCGATTCCGGCTCTGACAGCAACTGGGGGGGGTCCCCAAAACTCCTGACACACAGCCAGGGAAGGACCCAGGAGATGTGCAGCATCCCACACACGGACACCGTATTTCTGGATCTTTGAAGCAACTCATCGTGTGAACAGAGTCACAATGACCGTTTTGGGATGAGGAGGGATTTCACACCCTGGGGCCTGTCCGGAGGCTCGTCGCCCGGCTGTGCATCACCCCGTGGCGCGACCGCCCAGAAGGGGTTTTCCAGctgccggggtggggggctgctctAGGAAGCGGATGCAGGCGATGTCCCCTGGGCTGGTGGCCGTGTCTGTCTGGCCCAGGTGGGACCCAGGGTTGGGGGCAGACCACGTGCCTCCTGAGATCCCGCGGGCTCCAAGGCCATTTTTGCACGTGTCCCCGGCCACTGTCCACTTACCCTAGTCTCCTCTTGAAGAGCAAGTTTCTGTGGGAAAAAAGGAGACGCACATGATCCAGGAGATCCCGGGGAACCCGTCAGCACCCCAGGGCCTCACCGGCCAGCGTGTCAGCCAGCCCCGGAGAGAGCAAAGCCACAGTCAGATGCCGTGTGTTCTCCGAAAGCATCAGCTGATGGTCCCACTGTTGGGGCGGGCAGGGGGGGCAACTGGGCGGGACCGGCCAGGCTTCCTTCCTACCGCTCTGTGTGGGTTCCAAGATGTCCTGGTTGAGTCCTTTGGCTTTTACGAACTTCTGAAAATTCTCCAGGGCCTCCTGGTTGGTCTCGGGGTCCCTTCCTGTCGGGAGAACCAGAAGACACGAGGCTGAGGGGCACACCCGGGAGGCATCTCCACCGCAGCCTGGGCGGGAGCCCGCGCACCCGCGTGGGGGTGGCACCGAGGGCCCTGGGCCAGGAGGGGAGCCGGGCCGCTGTGGGCATCGAGCGGGGACGGGGGAACACGCCTGGGCACGTCCCTGGAGGGGAGCAGCTGCCGTCCTGCCCCGTCCCAGAGGCGTTCCCTTCCCAGGCGGGACCCCATGCACTTGGAGGTCTGGGCTCCAGGGAGGAGGtagagctgcccccccccccccaggccaaTCCTGACACGGGAGTCCCTGTGCCCACAGCAGCTCTCTGCTCCCGCTGGGCTCCCACGGCAGGGACCCGGGCTGTGCACCCAGGTCCCGAGGCCCAGGAGTGGGAGTGAGGGCAGCCGGAGGGAGGCTGGAAGGCACGGAGGGGAGGGGGAGCGTCCGCAGGGATGTGGGACCCTTACCCACGAGCTTGGCCATTTGGACCTGCTTCCCGTTGAAGTCGCCGCTACAGTAAAGGACGTAGTGGTCCTTCGCCGGCGACGGCAGGATGTACACGACCCGCTTGCTGTTGTCTGTGGGAGGACAGCAGCACACGTCCGGGAAGAGCCACAGGATTCTCCAGGAAGAACCCGCTGCTCACCCAGGCTCGGCTGGGCAGACCGCCCAGCCCCCACGCGCTCTCTTgggctccccaccctgccccgagTCCCCACACCCCGCACCCCTCACGTGGGTCCCAGAGAAGTCTTGGGCTCTGGGGTCTGAAGAGCTTGGGGCACGGGGCGCTCAGCCCCCTGACCTCCAAACATGGCTGTGCTCTTGGCCCCTGACATGGGCACAGCCGTCCCGGGAAGTCCCTGGACAGGCCCATCCCTCCTGGAGACAAATGTGTCCCTAGAACTGGGGCCCGTCCGTGTCTGTAGGGTAGTTTGGCTCATGAGAGGAGACAGTAGGTTTAAGGGGTCAGATAGGAGCAGACTTCTCAGGCTGGAAGCCCCCTCTGcccgtggggggtggggtgggcacgGCCTGGCCGACCTCCAGGACTCACAGGTCATGTATCTGCCGGGCTCGGAAGTTTTCTGCAGGACCACTTCCATGTCCTGGCACTGACCGTTTATCCTAGAACACAGGGTCCACGTGGGGATGCCGCCCACCCTAAGTCCCTGCTGGACCCACATGCCACGTGGGGcaactccccagggctcccccAGGGGAGGAGACGGGGCCATTGCACCCCCAATCAGCCACTCTGGCCCTTCGGGGCTTTCCCCTTAATCCGTGGCCTCGCCAGTGAGGCAGCCCCCATGGCAGGGTCCCCCAACGCTGCCCAGTGCTGAGTGTGAGGCGGGATCACGAGGATCACGAGGGCACCAACCTGCCCTGCTCGTCCCACTCAGACGCTGGCTCTCCggtatgtgggggggggggtgctgggggcgGCCACAGGCCCCCGGGGCTGCACTTACAGCAGGGTGATCTTGGCTTCCAGGTCACCCCCATCCAGGACTGTGAGGATCATGGGAGTCACTGACTCGAGTGTAATCTCGGGCAGGTCCTGGTCTGCGGTCATGGCCTTCAGGTACCATTTCCCTGACAACTGGAGAAGGTTCCCTTTCCTCAGGGCTCAGGCCGCCCCCATCCGGGGTCCCCCTCCTGCTCTGCAGCCCCaggctctccccagcccccccccaGGGCTGGAGGCACGAGGATTCTCAGCCCACCACCCTGCCCAGAAAATGCCCCGTGCCCTCGCCAGACCCACCTGCGGCCAGCCTTCTCCAGGGCCCCCTGTCCCCTGGGGACCATCTGGCACAGACCCCTTTGGCTCTGACCATTCCCTCAGGGACAGGGGTTAGTGCCTGACCCTCCAACGTCTCCCCTTTCCCTGAGCCCCCTCTAGCACCCCCTGCCCCATCGGAGCCTCACATCTACGGGGTACTCTTCTGAGGCTGGGGGGTCCTGGGCCCGCAGGACAGCAATGAGGCTGAGCCCAACGGTCAGCAGCAGGTTCGCCATCTCTCGGCCTGGGCTCGTGGCTGCCAGCAGGTTGCTCGCCGGGGCTCAGACAGGCTGTGCCCACTCTTCACACAGCGGCCTTTATACCCCTCGGCCCAGGGCCCCCAGGAGACCTGGCACAGACGGCCGGCCACTCCCCTCCTGGCCACCAACGGCGGCCAGTTCTGCAGTGGAGCGGATAAAATGTCATTATTGTCGGACCGAACAAATCTTGTTAACCGCCACGGACCATCAGAGAAGGGCCACTGGCCAGAGGACAGAGTTGCAGATCTTATCTGGGGGGGAAGTGAGTCTGagtgccgggggcgggggtgctcTGTGAGGGAGGTCGTCAGGGGTCGCAGGAAGTGCCAGGGCGCGCCGCCTCCGACCCCACCGGTGGGGCCGACGTGCTGGCTGCCCGAGAGAGGGTGCAGGTCGGACCAGGGGGCCGTGGGGTTGGTCTCACTGACCCTCCTGCATCCTGGGCAGGCTCCCTAACCTTAAATTCAGCATCAAGAAGGGACCTACTGCATGAATTTAAGGAGTTCATCTACACTCCGGCTGAGCGGGCAGCTTGACCTAGCCTGTCCGCTGCGTGTACACAGCAGAATCGATCCGCAGTAGAAGGGGAGAACCGCGATGGGCGGAGATAGGTGTGTAGGAGCGCACACATGacagcatgtgcacacacacacgtgcacatatgcacacatgacACCACaagtacacacgcacacacgacACCATGCGCGCACAGGGCATCACAAGCAGACGTGCACACATGACatcacagcacacacacacacaggacatcACGCACATGGCAtcacacgcacacgcgcacacaggACACTGTGCGCACGCACACATGGTATCAGGATGGGAGAGAACCCGcctacagagagagggagaccagcCGCCTGCGATCGGACGACGTCATCTCGATTCCCCACACATCACCGCAGAGCAGGGCAAACCaaacacaattatttaaaaagattttatttattttatttcagagagagagagagagagagcacggacagaagaagcagcagagggagagggggaagcaggctccccgctgagcagggagcccgatgaggggctcgatcccaagaccctgcgacCACGACCtcaaccgaaggcagaggctcacccGCTGACCCCCCCCATGGGCCCGGACCGAACACAATGTAAGGTCAGAAGCATTGCGTAGGGACAAAAAGGGACCAATAGAAAAACAGCGCAGGGAGCAGTCtagcaagaaggcagagcagtgAAGAAATCGAAAGCCGGCCGTGTCGAAATGCAAGCAGTGAAACCAGCGGGAAGAACCTGGGGCTCGTGGCGAACCCACGGTCCCAGTGGGGGACGATAAGGCAGCGCCAGGCGCAGAGGTCCCAGGTTTAAACGCGCACAGCAACGCAGAAGACGCCAGACCAGAAGGACAGCATCCGTCATCTGTGCGTCCGAAGACCCTGCCCCGGCCATTGAAGACTTCCTTTCCGTTAAAATGCGCCCAGAGGAGTCAGGAAAGTGGCCCACGTCCAGGTAACGTGGGAAATACCAGGCGCCCCCCTTTCTGGAGCCGGCGAGCAGGGCGGTGTGCGAAGGCGACCCGcagccagcccagccctcccccgGCTCATGCTTCGACGAGGAAATCACGGGGAAAATCTAGGACTTGCAGCGGCGCTGCAACAGCCGGGCGTCCTGAGAGCTTGTGTGCGGGATGTGCGCGGCCCCGCGGGTTTCTCCGCTGGGCTCCTAGTCCCAGCGAGATGGGTGAGGAGGTGGGGTTTAGGGTCCTGAGGAAGGGGCCCCCACAGACAGGGTTCCTGACCTTGTCCTGACCTTGCCGAGAGACCCAGAGCCCCGCCTCACCCCTTCCAGCAGGTGAGGGCGCGGCGAGAAGACCTCGGCCAGGGAGGAGACCCCGAATCCACGGGCGTCGCGATCCTGGGCTCCCCGCCTCCGAACTCTGAGAGGGCATCGCCGGACGGCTGAGCCCCAGCCTGTGCCCTCGGTGGGCAACCACGGAAGCCACCCCGGGCGCCGCCTGCCTTTCTCAAACAGGCTCGGAACGACAGAAACATGTGAGCTGCGTATTTAAATCCAGCAGTAATGCCAGCAGCCTAGAGAAACGAGAAGCCAAGACGTTATAAAGAACAGAacgagaatattttttaaatggttaaagcTGGCTGTTTGGGAACAGTGCATGACCACAAACTTTCCACCAGACGGGTGagcaaaatgagaaaagcaattaAACAGCATCGGGATGAGGCGGCGACAGGCGCTCAGATTGGGGCTCAGGAGACGCTCGAGCGGTGAGCAGAGGGAGCCCCTGTGCGGGCGGGACTCAGCACCCCCGGAGGGGCCGCAGCTTCCAGGAGAGTGGGGTGTTGTCGCTGGGCTGCCCAGACGGACCCTGAAGATCGAGGAGACAGCCCAGGACCAGAACTGAGCGGGGTGGGAAGCGCAGCGAGAAGGTCCGTGCGGGGGCGGGGCTGGACGGAGTCCACCCGCGGGGACAAGGTTCGGAGGCCGACGTCCCTGCCTCACACCACGCGCTCACACGCGCGCACGCGCTCCAGGCAGACGGCGAGGCTTCATTATGGAAAGCAAGGCTTTGGCGACCCGAAAAGAAAAGTTGAGCTAGTACCGTGATGAGCTGGAGGTAGGTCCTGGGGTCACGAGAAATGCCATAAAAGTACAAATGGGGGTTAAAGGCAACCAGAGCAGAGGAACAGGCTTACAGCATGGGCACATGCGATGCTCCTGTATGATGCCCGGCCCACGGGGACCAGGGACTAGGCCCTTCCCTCGGACGGCCCGTCTCCATGCACTGGGCAAAGGGTGTGAGGGGCGCTGGGCGTCGGGGCGCCGGGGGCTGCGAGGGCATGAGGGGCGCTCCGGTGAGACGCAGGGTGTGGAGCAAAGTAAATCTGGCCGCAGCGCCCCGTCAGGGTACGCATCGCCAGCATGTGGTGCGTGGGAATTATCATCCAGGCCGCTGGCGTGCACCGCCGCCCCACGGTGGGGCCACGGACAGTGGCCAGCAGTGTCTGGGGCTCAGTGGGACGGCGGGACGGTCACTTGAGTGTGTAGGGCTGTGGCTGGCTTCCCAGGATGGCACGGCTTTTGGGAGGATTCCTACTGCCCTCCGTGTTGGTGCCCTGGCGTCCCCCTCGGACCGTCGGCTGTGGGTCACCGCGCCGAGGCGAGCAGATGGGTCTCGGATGAGGGGCAAGCTCAGCTCCAGGCGGCCTGGCCCGTGTGTGCGGCGGCTTTGTCTGTGCCCTGCGCCGAGACGCCAGGAAATAGTGTTCCCTTCCCGCGGACGGCCCATCTCCACACGAGCCCTCGCTGTCGGAAACCGCCGGGCGCTTCCCACACCCACGCTCTTTGGACGGTGAGCGCCGCAGGTGGACTCGGTCAGGCCTCGCGGACGTGCCGCGCCGGCCAGCGGTCCCCAGAGAGCACGTCGGTGCTGGACGGGACCAGGCACCGCGCACCCCGGCCGGCGGGCGTGAGACGGGGTCCGGTGCCCCTCGCTGGGGCCGAGGCTGACGTCTCTTTCTTTTATGGGAAACAGGAGGAAGTCGGTGTCTGAGGAAGCGGCCGTCGGGGCCAGTGGCTACCAGACCGCGGACGCCGCCGTTTCACGGGGTGTGCAGGCAGGAGCTAATCAGACTGTATGGTTTTTCTCAGATTTCTCAGATCTCAGAGACTTGTCAAACTTAGCGTTTTTAATGCTTTTCCGCGCTCCACACAAGTACCTGTTTTCATATGTGGTTGAGGTTCAGACTTTGCCTTCTTTCTGCTCTCCGTCCGGTCTGGGTGCGTTTGGCTCCGCTGAACCCCTTAGTCACCTGACTGGCCCCCGGGGCCCTGCGAATCGACCCCACAAGCCCCGCCTTCTGGGCTGTCCATCTTTCTCCCGGTGTCCCTCTGGCCTCTGCCATCCCGTGAAGCCCAGGACGGCCACTCTCTcttggggaggaaggggctggcCGCAGCGTCCACACGGGGCTGCGCGCCGCAGCTGACGGTCGTGCCCCGAAGGAGCCTCGTCCCCAGGTCGGCTCCGCTCCGCTCCGCCTCCTCCATTATCTGGCTCTCGTGCTTCTTCAGGACCCGGGCCAGAAGGGGCTTGGCCTGGCGGCAGCCCGCTGGAGCTGAGCCGCACTTGACCTCAGAGCCCCAGGGAGCAGCCAGGCAGCCCGAGGGCCCTGTGTTTGCCAGGGGGCCGCCTGCAGGAAAGGTCGGCTGTGTTTGCGATCtagctcttcctcttccttgagCTCCTGCTGGGTGCCTGGCTTTTCTGAACACAGGACCCCTTTGTTCCACTGGTTTGCTCTGTGTCACCATGAATGTCACACGAACAGGTGTGTGCCTGGGGCCACCTCAGATCCGTGTCCTCCTCTCTTGGCAACTAGGTCGATGCCAGCGGACACGGCCTCGCcaacctctctctccccctccccccagcacaaGGAGCTCCCCACAGCTCCTCACCCCCTCGCCCGAGAAGGGGATCACAGGCGCTGTCCTGGAGCCATGGCGGGCTCCCCGAGGCGGTCAGCCCTTGGGTCCTGCCAGATGGGCCTTGGGCAGCACCGGCTCCATCCGCGGCCAGTGCAGGGGGCTCATGATGGACACGCTAACCTCTTAGCCAGGCTTCCTCCTAGGGGCCTGGACCCCTCCCTCCGCAGCTGGGAAGGGCTCGGAGCTGGGGGCCTGAGGGTCAGCCCAATAAGTGCCCCAAACACTCTCTGAACCGGGCACTTTCCCTCGCGACCCGGAGTCGGGCCCGGGGAGCAGCCGGGAAGGAGGTGCCACGAGCTGGAGCCCCTGAGGGAGACCACCCCTGTGTGCCCCCAGGGCTCTCGGGCCCAGCTGGGCAGAACCAGGCCCTGGCCTCTACCCCGAGGGCCTCCCGCGCTGCCGCCCCGCCCCGCACCCCAGCTACTGGGGGGTCGCTGGAGACGACCCAGGAGGGCCCCGAGGCCAGGCGCCGAGTGC encodes:
- the LOC132024955 gene encoding major allergen Can f 1-like — protein: MANLLLTVGLSLIAVLRAQDPPASEEYPVDLSGKWYLKAMTADQDLPEITLESVTPMILTVLDGGDLEAKITLLINGQCQDMEVVLQKTSEPGRYMTYNSKRVVYILPSPAKDHYVLYCSGDFNGKQVQMAKLVGRDPETNQEALENFQKFVKAKGLNQDILEPTQSETCSSRGD